One Nostoc punctiforme PCC 73102 DNA window includes the following coding sequences:
- a CDS encoding cytochrome P450, whose protein sequence is MKILDSLTTPSLLQTLQLIAKPTKTLENYATKYGDIFTMRVMGLKSPPIVFFSHPQAISDCFAVPAHKLDFKKATHVFKPLFGENSIVFKEARSHQQQRQLLLPAFHGDNLKSYGQAICQIAEELTQSWTSGTNICIHKLMSKITLEIILQVVFGITHGVRYQQLKEQLSALLEDVTKPWYSSLFFFPSLQKDLGAWSPWGIFLKRREQIDKLIYAEISERRWQNDAMRTDILSLLMSAHDVNGQQMTDEELRDQLVSLLLLGYETTSGVLAWIFYLIHSHPEVKHRLMQELSTLDNLTNPEAITQLPYLTAVCQETLRIHPIALICTPRMLKEPVEIMGHKFTSETVLVPCIHLAHRRTDTYPEPEQFRPERFLNQKFSPYEYLPFGGGYRGCIGAAFSMYELKLVTAIILSRFELSLTDKRPAYPVRRGITIVPSGGVKMVVTKKAKFKRQTILST, encoded by the coding sequence ATGAAAATACTTGATAGTCTAACCACACCATCGTTGCTGCAAACTCTGCAATTAATCGCTAAACCCACAAAAACTTTAGAAAATTATGCTACCAAGTATGGTGACATTTTCACAATGCGGGTAATGGGTTTAAAGTCGCCACCGATAGTATTTTTTAGCCATCCCCAAGCAATTAGTGATTGTTTTGCCGTCCCTGCACACAAGTTAGATTTTAAAAAAGCAACACATGTATTTAAACCCTTGTTTGGAGAGAATTCTATTGTATTTAAAGAAGCGCGATCACACCAACAACAACGGCAGTTATTACTACCAGCATTTCATGGCGATAATTTAAAGTCTTATGGACAAGCAATTTGCCAAATTGCTGAAGAACTTACACAAAGTTGGACATCAGGTACAAATATTTGTATACACAAATTAATGTCAAAGATCACTTTAGAAATTATCTTACAAGTGGTATTTGGTATTACTCATGGTGTGCGTTACCAACAATTAAAAGAACAATTGAGTGCTTTATTAGAAGACGTAACTAAACCTTGGTATTCCAGCTTGTTTTTCTTTCCTTCGCTGCAAAAAGATTTAGGCGCATGGAGTCCTTGGGGAATTTTCTTAAAAAGACGAGAGCAAATTGATAAACTCATCTATGCAGAAATTTCTGAAAGACGTTGGCAAAATGATGCTATGCGTACAGATATTCTCAGTCTGCTGATGTCAGCACATGACGTAAATGGGCAACAGATGACAGATGAGGAATTACGCGATCAACTCGTTTCATTATTGCTGTTGGGTTACGAAACTACATCTGGTGTATTAGCCTGGATATTTTATTTAATTCACTCTCATCCAGAGGTTAAACATCGGCTAATGCAAGAACTAAGCACCTTGGACAACCTCACGAATCCTGAAGCAATTACACAATTACCTTATCTCACTGCCGTCTGTCAAGAAACACTGCGAATTCATCCTATTGCTCTAATTTGCACACCACGAATGCTAAAAGAGCCAGTGGAAATTATGGGGCATAAATTTACATCAGAAACAGTTTTAGTTCCATGTATTCATTTAGCACATCGCCGAACAGACACTTACCCAGAACCAGAACAGTTTCGTCCAGAAAGATTCCTCAACCAAAAATTTTCACCTTACGAATATTTACCCTTTGGTGGAGGTTATCGCGGTTGCATTGGTGCAGCATTTTCTATGTATGAACTGAAATTAGTAACAGCCATAATATTATCCCGTTTTGAATTAAGCCTTACTGATAAACGTCCAGCATATCCAGTCCGTCGTGGTATTACAATTGTCCCTAGCGGCGGTGTAAAAATGGTTGTTACTAAAAAGGCAAAATTTAAAAGACAAACAATACTTTCTACTTGA
- a CDS encoding DUF2993 domain-containing protein, with the protein MPDEHRLEEKFLSQEAERRVSEKLDEVEKIEIDVQTDLFKIVQGQADGVSVAGQGLTIEKDIRVQEIKLQTESITINPLSALFGQIELNDPVNAIARIILTEVDMNRTLASDFVRSKMQDFDLDVDGRIVSFEAQKIEIFLPGDGKIECRGRVLLKEKGNTRPLAYTAIARPRTHSQPAMLESFNCTEGGGISIEVVTALMQKAKELMNIPYFKWKDMVFHIKDIKVETGSLILMVETQVRQIPSSSNFSST; encoded by the coding sequence ATGCCTGATGAGCATCGGTTGGAGGAAAAATTTTTATCCCAGGAAGCTGAAAGAAGAGTATCTGAAAAGCTAGATGAAGTAGAAAAAATAGAAATAGATGTACAAACCGATCTGTTTAAAATAGTTCAGGGACAGGCGGATGGAGTTTCGGTTGCAGGACAAGGATTAACGATCGAAAAAGATATTCGCGTACAAGAAATAAAACTGCAAACAGAAAGTATTACCATTAATCCCTTAAGCGCCCTTTTTGGCCAAATAGAACTTAACGATCCAGTAAATGCCATTGCTCGTATTATACTCACAGAAGTAGATATGAACCGCACCTTGGCATCAGACTTTGTTCGCAGCAAGATGCAAGATTTTGATTTGGATGTAGATGGCAGAATTGTAAGTTTTGAAGCACAAAAAATTGAAATATTTTTACCTGGTGATGGCAAAATAGAATGTAGGGGAAGAGTACTGTTAAAGGAAAAGGGAAATACTCGCCCTTTGGCTTACACTGCGATCGCACGTCCACGCACTCATTCACAACCCGCGATGCTGGAGAGTTTTAACTGCACTGAGGGCGGGGGAATTTCCATAGAAGTAGTTACAGCTTTAATGCAGAAAGCAAAAGAGTTGATGAATATACCATATTTTAAATGGAAAGATATGGTGTTTCATATTAAAGATATAAAAGTGGAAACTGGTAGTTTAATACTGATGGTAGAAACTCAAGTGAGGCAAATACCATCATCGTCAAATTTTTCATCTACTTAG
- the crtO gene encoding beta-carotene ketolase CrtO — MQEYDVVLIGAGHNGLVCAAYLLKAGYSVLLLEKRSVPGGAATTEECLPQEAPGFKFNLCAIDHEFIHLGPVVEELELEKYGLHYLECDPVVFCPHPDGKYFLGHKSLEKTCAEIARYNERDAKKYAEFVDYWQRAIGAMIPMFNAPPKSIIDIVGNYDIKKFKDLFSVIGSPNKTLDFIRTMLTSAEDLLNEWFDEEFLKAPLARLASELGAPPSQKTLAIGAIMMAMRHNPGMARPRGGTGALVQALVNLVTSKGGVILTDQHVEKVLIDDGKAVGVRVAGGKEYRAKYGVISNIDAKRLFLQMTDKSDVDGADPDLWERLERRIVNNNETILKIDLALDEPLHFPHHAHKDEYLVGSILIADSVAHVEQAHSKCTLGEIPDADPSMYVVMPSYLDPTLAPPGKHTVWIEYFAPYQIAGAEGTGLKGTGWTDELKNKVADRVVDKLADYAPNVKNATIARRVESPAELGERLGAYKGNYYHVDMTLDQMIFFRPLPEIANYKTPIDNLFLTGAGTHPGGSISGMPGRNCARAFLQAKHPISQTLKDARDSIKSTVESVFGIN, encoded by the coding sequence ATGCAAGAGTATGATGTTGTGCTGATCGGTGCTGGACACAATGGGTTAGTTTGTGCGGCTTACTTGTTGAAAGCTGGTTATAGCGTCCTGTTACTGGAAAAGCGCTCTGTTCCAGGTGGTGCAGCAACAACTGAAGAATGTTTACCGCAAGAGGCTCCTGGATTTAAATTTAACTTGTGCGCTATTGACCATGAGTTTATTCACTTGGGGCCAGTTGTTGAAGAATTAGAATTAGAAAAATACGGCTTGCATTATTTGGAGTGCGATCCAGTTGTTTTCTGTCCTCATCCTGATGGCAAGTATTTCTTAGGGCATAAGTCGCTAGAAAAAACTTGTGCAGAAATTGCTCGTTATAATGAACGTGATGCCAAAAAATACGCAGAATTTGTAGATTATTGGCAACGAGCAATCGGTGCAATGATTCCGATGTTTAATGCACCGCCAAAGTCAATTATAGATATTGTTGGCAACTACGATATCAAAAAATTCAAAGATTTATTTTCGGTTATTGGTTCGCCAAACAAAACGCTGGACTTTATTCGCACTATGTTAACCAGCGCCGAGGATTTACTTAACGAGTGGTTTGATGAAGAATTTCTAAAAGCGCCACTAGCAAGGCTAGCATCAGAACTTGGTGCGCCACCATCGCAAAAAACCCTTGCCATTGGTGCAATTATGATGGCGATGCGTCATAACCCTGGCATGGCCAGACCTCGCGGCGGAACTGGCGCATTAGTGCAAGCTTTGGTGAATTTAGTCACAAGTAAAGGTGGCGTTATTCTTACAGATCAGCATGTTGAAAAAGTTTTAATTGATGATGGTAAAGCTGTTGGCGTGCGGGTTGCTGGTGGTAAAGAATATCGCGCCAAATATGGGGTTATTTCTAATATTGATGCCAAGCGGTTGTTCTTACAAATGACTGATAAAAGTGATGTTGATGGAGCCGACCCAGATTTATGGGAAAGGTTAGAACGCCGCATTGTTAACAATAACGAAACCATCCTTAAGATAGACTTAGCTTTAGACGAACCACTGCATTTTCCACACCACGCTCACAAAGATGAATATCTCGTTGGTTCTATCTTGATTGCCGATTCTGTGGCTCATGTAGAACAGGCTCATAGTAAATGTACTTTGGGAGAGATTCCTGATGCTGACCCATCAATGTATGTGGTGATGCCTAGCTACTTAGACCCTACATTAGCACCACCAGGTAAGCACACTGTATGGATTGAGTATTTTGCCCCTTATCAAATTGCCGGTGCAGAAGGTACTGGTTTAAAAGGTACTGGCTGGACAGATGAGTTGAAAAATAAAGTTGCAGATAGAGTGGTTGATAAGTTGGCAGACTATGCACCAAATGTCAAAAATGCAACTATCGCTCGTCGTGTTGAAAGTCCAGCAGAACTAGGAGAAAGATTAGGTGCTTACAAAGGAAATTATTACCATGTTGACATGACTTTAGATCAGATGATATTTTTCCGTCCATTACCAGAAATAGCAAACTACAAAACGCCAATTGATAATCTATTTTTGACTGGTGCTGGTACTCATCCAGGTGGTTCGATTTCGGGAATGCCGGGACGCAATTGTGCCCGCGCCTTTTTACAGGCAAAACATCCTATTAGCCAAACCTTAAAGGATGCAAGAGATTCGATTAAGTCAACTGTCGAGTCAGTCTTTGGAATTAATTAG